The sequence CCGTAGAGGATCATGCCGAAGGCCGGGCCGCTGTGATCGAGCACCATCACCTCATGGATCATGGTCAGCTCCAGATGGGTGTTGGGATCATCAAAGGGAATGCGCGAGTTTTCCACCAGCAGCACCACGAACAGGCACACCAGGATCAGCCCCAGGGCCGGGCCCGCGGCTCCGCCCCAGGACGCGGGCAGGTGCGTGCCGAACAAGGTTCCCAGGGACAGGCCGCCGGAGAGCTTGGCGAGCACCAGCAAGGCGAACATCAGGGTCGGCTCGGCCAGGCAGGCAAAGGTCACCTCGCGCGCCGCACCCATGCCCTCGAAACTCGACCCCGTATCGAGAGCCGCCGCCACGGTGAAGAAGCGCGCCAGGGCAAAGAGATAGACAAAGAGGATGAGATCGCCCTCGAAGGACAGGGGCGCGGGCAGCGCGCCGAAGGGCAGCAGCAGCGCGGCCAGGATCGGCACCACCAGGGCGACCACGGGACCGGCGCTGAACACCCAGGTCGTGGTGCGGCTCAGGACGAAGCCCTTGCGCCACAAGCGCAGCAGGTCGTAGTAGGGCTGCAGCAGGGGGGCGCCCCGGCGGCCGGCGAAGCGCGCCTTGGTGCGGGTGATCACCCCCGGCAGCAAGGGGGCGAAGAGCAGCAGCACCAGCAGATGCACAAGAAGATGAGCCGTCATGCAAGACTCCTTGCTCCGAAAATGAGCGGTTTCTCGGTTCAGGCCCCGCGGCGCGATGGAGCGTCTCAGGTGACGCTGAAAAGCAGCAGCAAAACGATCAGGGTCAGGGCCACGTAGAGCAGATAGCAGGCACTCAGACCGTTCTGGATGAGCGACCGCAGGCGGCGAAACAGCCAGGCCGTTCCGGCGAAGGCGGGGCGCAGGCCGCCATCGAGCACCAGGTCCGGGGTGTGGCTGGCAAAGTGTTGCGGCGCCGGATGCAGACCGCGCACCTCAGCGCCATGGCGCTTGCTCCACAGACCAAAGCGCAGCAGGCGCACCAGAAAATCGGCAAAGGAGCTGGCCGTGTACTGCATGCGCGCGCTGGGCCGGGCAAAGCCGCAGCCCCAGGTTTCCGCGCTCGCCGCCCCCTTGGCGCGCCGCCTTAGCCACCAGACACCCAGGCAGAGGGCCAGCAGCAGCGTCCAGGCCAGGGCGCTGACCCAGCCCAGGGGCGCCAGGGGCGCGCCCAGCCCCGCGGAGGCACCCGGCGCGGCGCTCCACAAACCCACCGCCTGCTCCAGCAGCGGCGCCAGGGTCTGGGGCAGCAATCCGATCCAGGCACAGGCCAGCAGCAATGCCAGCATGGGCGCCAGCATCAGGGGCGGCGCTTCATGCGCCGCCTGTGCCTGGGGGCTGCGCGGCGCGCCGAGAAAAGTCACGCCGAACACCTTGACGAAGCAGGCCAGGGCCAGAGCGCCGATCAGGGCCAGGGCGGGCGCGACGAGGAGCGCCGCCGTCGGCCCTGGCCCTTTGGCCTGCGCGGCGCCAAAGGCGCCCAGGTAGAGCAGCCATTCGCTGATGAAGCCGTTGAAAGGCGGCAGGCCGCTGATGGCGACCGCCCCGCCGAGAAACAGGGCGCCGGTCCAGGGCTGGCGCTTGAGCAGGCCGCCATACCGATCGATTTCGCGGGTGCCCGTGGCATGGATCACCGCGCCGGCGCTGAGAAACAGCAGCGACTTGAACAGGCCGTGGTTGGCCACGTGCAGCAGCGCGCCCGCCAGACCCAGCACCACCAACGTCTCCACGCCGTAACTGCGGCCGAGCAGCGCCATGACCAGCCCCAGGGCGATGATGCCGATGTTCTCCACACTGTGGTAGGCGAGCAGGCGCTTGATGTCGTGCTGGGCCAGAGCCAGGGCCACGCCGAGAATCCCCGAGAGAATACCCAGGGCGAGGAGCGTCGCGCCCCACCAGGGAGGAATCTCGGCGAAAAACGAGGTCAGCCGCACCAGACCGTAGATGCCGGTCTTGATCATCACCCCCGACAGGAGCGCCGAGGCGTGGCTGGGTGCCGCGGCATGAGCACCGGGCAACCAGATATGCAGCGGCACCAGCCCCGCCTTGAGGCCGAAGCCGAACAGCGCAAGGAGAAAAATGGCCGTGGCCTGGCCGCCCTTGAGCGCCAGACTGCCCGCGCCGGGAAACAGCAGGCTGCCCGCTGCCTGTTCGAGCAGGGCGAACATGGCGAACAGGGCGAGGGTGCCCGTGTGGGTGGCGATGAGATAAATAAAACCCGCCTCGCGCGCCTCGCTCTGGTGCTCTTCGGTGGTGATGAGGAAAAAGCTCGCAAGAGCCATCAGTTCCCAGGCCAGGAGAAACAGCAGGCTGTTGCGGGCGCTCAGCAGCAGCATCACCCCGGTGCCGATCAAACCGTAGAACAGGCGGAATTTGCGGCCGTTCTCCGGGTGGTCACGCTGCGGCCAGTAGACCAGCCCGTACAAACTACCCGTCGCGGCCACCAGAAACAGGGGCAGGAGAAACACCGCCGCCAGGGCGTCGACGTGCAGGGCCAGGGCGCCGCCGGGAATCGCCCAGGGAAGCTCCAGGCTCAGGGGGGCGCCGGCGGCCAGCACGCCCAGCACTGCCCAAGTCCCGCAGGCCGCCCCGGAGCAGACCATCAGGCAGGCGAGTTTCTCCGCCCCGCCGCCCTCGCGCGCGGCGAACAGTCCCGGCACTCCGGAGAAGGCCAGGAGCAGCAATCCGCCGACAAACCACTCCATGTCAGCCCCCGCCAAACGCCCAAAGCGACCAGAGCATGAGCGCCGCCCCGGTCAGGAAGATATACAGCAGATAGACCGCGGGCCGGCCCTGCTGCAGCCAGCGCAGGCGCACGCAACGCTCGCCCAGGCCCGCAAACAGCGGGTGATACAATCGCCCCAGCACCGGATCGCTGGAATGCTGCGCGCGCCGGGCAGGGGCCGGAAACAGTTCGGCGGTGACCTCCCCGCGCACCTGGGGACGCAAAGGCGCCGGCAGCAGGCGGGTGTGCGCGAGCTCGCTGAAGCCCTCGGCGCTGTAGGTCATGCGCGCGCTGGGCCGGGCAAAGCCGCAGCCCCAGGTTTCAGCGACGGCCGCGGGCCGTGCGCGACGCAGCGCGACCAGCAGCAACGCCGCCGCGCCCAGGGCCGCGAGCAGCAGCAGGGCGAAGCGTCCCGGCCAGACCAGGGGCACGGTGAGGCTCAGGGCGGCGGTCCCCGGAGGCGCCAGTTGCGCCAGAGGCGCGCTCAGCAGACGCAAGGGCGCGCCGGGAAATAAACCCATCGCCAGACAGCCGGCGAGCAGCAGCGCCTGGGGCGCCAGCAGCAACGGCCCGGCCTCGTGCGCGCCGACCGCCGCGGGCGAGCGCGGCACGCCGAGCAGGGCGATACCCACCAGGCGCACGAACACCAGCAGCGCCAGGGCCCCGGTCAAGGCCAGCAGGCCCATCAACAGCAGCGGCGGAACGGCAGCCGCGCCGCTGAACTGCGTAACCCCCTGGAGCAGCCCCAGATAGAGCAGCCATTCGCTGACGAACCCGTTGAAGGGCGGCACGGCGATCGCCGCCAGACTGCCGCCGATGAGCAACGCGCCGCTCAGGGGCAGGCGCCGCAGCAGACCGCCCATGAGGTTGAGATCACGGGTACCAGTGGCGTGCAGCAGGCCGCCCGCGCCGAGAAACAACAGGCCCTTGAACAGGGCATGGTTCCACAGATGCAGCAGGGCGCCGGCAAAGCCCAGGGCCGCCATCAGGGCCAGGCCCTGGCTTGCGGCGTAGAGACCCAGGCCCAGGCCGAGGAAAATGATGCCGACATTCTCGATGGTGGAGTAGGCGAGACAGCGCTTGAGGTCGCGCTGCACGGCGGCCAGGGCGATGCCGTAGAGGGCGCCCAGGATGCCCAGACCCGCGAGCAGCAGTCCCCACCAGGCGGGCGCGGGCGGCAGCCAGGTCAGCACGCGCAGCAGGCCGTAGATGCCGGTCTTGACCATCACCGCCGACATGAGTGCCGAGACATGGCTGGGCGCGGCGGGATGCGCCTCGGGCAGCCACACATGCAGGGGAAAAAGGCCGGCCTTGGCGCCGAAACCGACCAGGGCCAGCACGAAGAGCACCAGGGCCTGCTTGGGTTCGACCTCGGCCAGTCGGGCAAAATCAGCAAACGCGAGGCTGCCGGCCAGATCCCCGGCAAAGAGCAGCAAGGCACACAGAAAGGCGCCGCCCAGGTGGCAGGCGATCAAATAAATCCAGGCGGCGCGGCGCACCTCGGCCTGGCGGTGGTCAAAGACGACGAGGAAAAAGGACGCCAGGGACATGAGCTCCCACACGGCGAGAAACAGCAGGGCCTGAGCCGCCGTCACCACCAGGGCCATGGCCGCCACCAGCCCGGTGTAGAAAAACCAGTGACCGCCCAGGGGTCGCTGCTCACCCTGCTCCTTGAGGTAGGCCGCGCCGTAGAGAGCGCACAGGGGGGC is a genomic window of Geoalkalibacter sp. containing:
- a CDS encoding respiratory chain complex I subunit 1 family protein → MTAHLLVHLLVLLLFAPLLPGVITRTKARFAGRRGAPLLQPYYDLLRLWRKGFVLSRTTTWVFSAGPVVALVVPILAALLLPFGALPAPLSFEGDLILFVYLFALARFFTVAAALDTGSSFEGMGAAREVTFACLAEPTLMFALLVLAKLSGGLSLGTLFGTHLPASWGGAAGPALGLILVCLFVVLLVENSRIPFDDPNTHLELTMIHEVMVLDHSGPAFGMILYGAALKLMVLGSMLVRLALPWNSGVWFLDLLIYLGGLLLLAVLIGVVESIMARLRLVRVPQVLIGTSLVSVFALVLVLR
- a CDS encoding proton-conducting transporter transmembrane domain-containing protein, coding for MEWFVGGLLLLAFSGVPGLFAAREGGGAEKLACLMVCSGAACGTWAVLGVLAAGAPLSLELPWAIPGGALALHVDALAAVFLLPLFLVAATGSLYGLVYWPQRDHPENGRKFRLFYGLIGTGVMLLLSARNSLLFLLAWELMALASFFLITTEEHQSEAREAGFIYLIATHTGTLALFAMFALLEQAAGSLLFPGAGSLALKGGQATAIFLLALFGFGLKAGLVPLHIWLPGAHAAAPSHASALLSGVMIKTGIYGLVRLTSFFAEIPPWWGATLLALGILSGILGVALALAQHDIKRLLAYHSVENIGIIALGLVMALLGRSYGVETLVVLGLAGALLHVANHGLFKSLLFLSAGAVIHATGTREIDRYGGLLKRQPWTGALFLGGAVAISGLPPFNGFISEWLLYLGAFGAAQAKGPGPTAALLVAPALALIGALALACFVKVFGVTFLGAPRSPQAQAAHEAPPLMLAPMLALLLACAWIGLLPQTLAPLLEQAVGLWSAAPGASAGLGAPLAPLGWVSALAWTLLLALCLGVWWLRRRAKGAASAETWGCGFARPSARMQYTASSFADFLVRLLRFGLWSKRHGAEVRGLHPAPQHFASHTPDLVLDGGLRPAFAGTAWLFRRLRSLIQNGLSACYLLYVALTLIVLLLLFSVT
- a CDS encoding proton-conducting transporter transmembrane domain-containing protein; its protein translation is MAADLVVLAVLILLAGGAAALLAGRRTALASGCAAGATLLAAVPGMGAALLGLRGASASVEAVWAVPGGDFLLSVDALSGLFLLAIFVLAPLCALYGAAYLKEQGEQRPLGGHWFFYTGLVAAMALVVTAAQALLFLAVWELMSLASFFLVVFDHRQAEVRRAAWIYLIACHLGGAFLCALLLFAGDLAGSLAFADFARLAEVEPKQALVLFVLALVGFGAKAGLFPLHVWLPEAHPAAPSHVSALMSAVMVKTGIYGLLRVLTWLPPAPAWWGLLLAGLGILGALYGIALAAVQRDLKRCLAYSTIENVGIIFLGLGLGLYAASQGLALMAALGFAGALLHLWNHALFKGLLFLGAGGLLHATGTRDLNLMGGLLRRLPLSGALLIGGSLAAIAVPPFNGFVSEWLLYLGLLQGVTQFSGAAAVPPLLLMGLLALTGALALLVFVRLVGIALLGVPRSPAAVGAHEAGPLLLAPQALLLAGCLAMGLFPGAPLRLLSAPLAQLAPPGTAALSLTVPLVWPGRFALLLLAALGAAALLLVALRRARPAAVAETWGCGFARPSARMTYSAEGFSELAHTRLLPAPLRPQVRGEVTAELFPAPARRAQHSSDPVLGRLYHPLFAGLGERCVRLRWLQQGRPAVYLLYIFLTGAALMLWSLWAFGGG